Proteins co-encoded in one Aspergillus flavus chromosome 2, complete sequence genomic window:
- a CDS encoding UDP-galactose 4-epimerase produces the protein MSFRSLANIISRQGPRLYYRNVSTQTPLSMKIAITGARGTVGRAVVKAASEAGHATVQVDRTDTEYDGTPNSEMKTADTANDYKATLEAFRGCDAVIHLAAIPNPLDKGDDLVHNNNVNSAFNGFRAAAELGIKKFCYASSVNAIGLEYATRPLKFDYFPIDEEAPERPTDSYALAKDEAEMQGKAFARWFPGMNIACMRIHAVASRSEAQKGHAENWDSSAVKSLWGWVSAQATARACLLAVEKSEKLNGCEVFNIVAPTTTQDTPSQELAKKYYPDAEIRGDLSSNQSFFTTEKAKRILGWVHEEKE, from the coding sequence ATGTCATTTCGTTCTCTCGCTAACATCATTTCGCGGCAAGGTCCCCGACTATACTACAGAAACGTATCCACACAAACACCCCTCAGCATGAAGATCGCAATCACCGGTGCTCGCGGCACTGTCGGACGGGCTGTAGTGAAGGCCGCATCGGAAGCTGGTCACGCAACGGTACAAGTCGACCGCACCGACACCGAATACGACGGGACACCGAATTCAGAGATGAAAACCGCGGACACGGCGAATGACTACAAGGCGACGCTCGAGGCCTTCCGCGGCTGCGATGCCGTGATCCATCTAGCTGCTATTCCGAACCCCTTGGACAAAGGCGATGATCTGGTACACAATAACAATGTGAACTCGGCATTCAACGGCTTTCGAGCTGCCGCCGAGCTCGGTATCAAGAAGTTTTGCTATGCTTCGTCGGTGAATGCTATCGGCCTCGAATACGCCACCCGACCTCTGAAGTTCGACTACTTCCCtatcgatgaagaagcgcCGGAAAGGCCGACTGATTCTTATGCCCTGGCGAAGGACGAGGCAGAGATGCAGGGGAAGGCCTTCGCGCGATGGTTCCCCGGAATGAACATCGCGTGTATGCGCATCCATGCGGTCGCATCGCGGTCAGAGGCCCAGAAAGGACACGCGGAGAACTGGGATAGCTCCGCAGTGAAGAGTTTGTGGGGATGGGTTAGTGCTCAGGCGACAGCGAGAGCATGTTTGTTGGCGGTAGAAAAGAGCGAAAAGTTGAACGGATGTGAGGTCTTCAATATTGTGGCGCCCACGACGACCCAGGACACGCCGTCCCAGGAGCTGGCGAAGAAGTATTATCCAGATGCGGAGATTCGCGGTGACTTGTCGAGTAATCAGTCGTTCTTCACAACagagaaggcaaagagaATCCTGGGATGGGTTCATGAGGAGAAAGAGTAA